Part of the Woronichinia naegeliana WA131 genome, TGTTCCTTTTCTTCTTTCTTTTTTTGACACACGACGTTTTTTTGCTATGGCTAAGTACTCTTTTCTTGCCACTTCCCTATAAGTCCTCGGCTTTTCTTTCCTTTTCTCTTTTATTTCTTCATACAGCTTATCTATTATTTTTTCTGTTTTTTCTCTGGCATCATTCAATATTCCTATATCCGTTGGATATTTTATATCTGCTGGTGTACAAGTCGCATCTAACAATAACTTTCCTTCATTTTCTTTTTTTTCTGACGCTACACCCGTCGCTTTTTTTTCTATTTCTTTATTAATTTTATTTATTTATTAATTCCATTCCTATTTTTTTACGAAAATGAACCATCATTGACGCACTAAATGCTTCTTTGCTACTATAGCTTTCCATTCCTATAAAGTACTGTAAATAAGGGTTCTCTTTTATTTGTTCTACTGTTTCTCTGTCACTTTTTCCTGAAATTTCTTTGATAATTAATGCTCCTAATGCCATTCTAAATGATTTGGCTGGGGCTCCTTTTTTTTCTGTGAAGTTTTTTGCATATTCTTCCTCATATTCTTCCCAAAGAATCATTTTTGACATTTCTATCCAACGATTTTCTTCGTCTAACTGCCCGCCGAACAGATTTTTCAAGTTTTCTGGTGTTTCAATTGAGTACTGTTGCTTTCGGTACATCTGCTTTCTCTCTTCTTAATGCAATGGTTTTGAGGCATTCTACCCTATTTTCGTGCATTCTAGCGGTTCTTAATTCGCCTACTATTTTTCTCCGTAAAGGTTTCAGCTTTTTTCAGCAAGCCCTAAATAGCTTATATGGCAGGGATGATGTAGAATATCAACTAATATAAATTTTTCTCAAATCTATCCCCTAAATCAACGTTTTTATGACTAACATTTTTGCGCTATTATTTTTTGTCTTAAATCAATTGACAGTAGAACAGCAATTGGCAGAGAAATATTGTCTCTCAAAGACTAATTTTAAACAGCCTTGCCCAAGTTGTGGCTCTTATCACACTATTAAGAATGGTTCCGCCCATAATGGTAAGCCCAAAAATCTATGTAAAGACTGTGGTCGCCAGTTTGTTATTAACTCTAGTCAGAAGGTAATCGTTCAGGGGGACAAAATCTGATAATCTAAAAGTCATGGAAGAAAAACAGCTACTAGAGACAGCCGAAATTGACGAAAATGATTGGGAGCAAACCCCAGTCAGCGTCAGAAATCTGGTGGTAAAATTATTCGATAAGATAGAGCAACTAGAAAAACACCTCAAAGAATTGCAGGAAACAAACGAAAAGATTAGCGAAAAAGTCAATCAGAATTCTCAAAACTCAAATAACCCTCCTACGTCAGAGCCGCTAAATGTTGAAATTCCCAAGAAAAAAAAGAAACGCGAGTCGGGAGCATCCCAGATTTGCAATGAGTAAAAGTACTCAGGCAATAGCTTCATTGAGATAAGCACAGCGTAATCTCAATATTTGAGGAACGTTTTCTGACTTCCAACAAGCCCCTGCTATTTGTATTCTCTTGCCAATTTGTTTGATTTT contains:
- a CDS encoding transposase, with amino-acid sequence MYRKQQYSIETPENLKNLFGGQLDEENRWIEMSKMILWEEYEEEYAKNFTEKKGAPAKSFRMALGALIIKEISGKSDRETVEQIKENPYLQYFIGMESYSSKEAFSASMMVHFRKKIGMELINK